In Fusobacterium periodonticum ATCC 33693, the sequence TAAAATAGATATTGCAACAGATAATTATGATGAAATTATTAATAATAAAGAAATTGAATTAGTTGTTGAATGTATGGGAGGTCTACATCCTGCCTATGAATTTATTATGAAAGCCTTACAAAATAAAAAATCTGTTGTAAGTGCAAATAAAGCTGTTATAGCAAAATACTTAGATGAATTTTTAAAAGCTGCTAGAGAAAATAATGTTGAATTTCGTTTTGAAGCAAGTGTTGGAGGAGGTATACCTTGTCTTGCAGGTATTCAAAAAGTTCGTCGTGTAGAAAATATAGATAAATTCTATGGAATTTTTAATGGAACAAGTAACTTTATTTTAGATAATATGTATAGATTTGAAAATGAATTCTTTACAACTTTAAAAACTGCACAAGAATTAGGATATGCAGAAGCAGATCCAAGTGCAGATATAGATGGTTATGATGTAACTAATAAAGTTATAATAAGTTTTGCTTTGGCTTATGATGGATTTATTAAAAATGATTTCCCTTGTTTTACATTGAGAAATATTACAAAAGAAGATATCTTATACTTTAAGAAACAAGGTTTCATAGCTAAATATAT encodes:
- a CDS encoding homoserine dehydrogenase; this encodes MKIAILGFGTVGSGVYEIAKTLKNIEVKKVLEKDLSKIDIATDNYDEIINNKEIELVVECMGGLHPAYEFIMKALQNKKSVVSANKAVIAKYLDEFLKAARENNVEFRFEASVGGGIPCLAGIQKVRRVENIDKFYGIFNGTSNFILDNMYRFENEFFTTLKTAQELGYAEADPSADIDGYDVTNKVIISFALAYDGFIKNDFPCFTLRNITKEDILYFKKQGFIAKYIGEATTKANEYEASVMLNLFPINALEGNVLSNYNIVTVQSYTMGEVKFYGQGAGKLPTANAIIQDILDIQEKISFNPISIEKKYTYSSNLLKHKYIIRSNEELKGDFEKVDKDGNNFYHYTKEITQADLLKLVDGKDYLVTKVSEVLA